From a single Saimiri boliviensis isolate mSaiBol1 chromosome 7, mSaiBol1.pri, whole genome shotgun sequence genomic region:
- the EID3 gene encoding EP300-interacting inhibitor of differentiation 3, with translation MASMSEEKASRKGDEEEGEEQLAIIPGSEFAARQAAEEGAPTKMEVAVRAAGCSDDLSSWEADIDPVLLELAADEEKCRSIRRQYRQLMSCVRHHREDIVNSASDSLTEALEEANVLFDGVSRTREAALDAQFLVMASDLGKEKAKQLNSDMNFFNQVAFCDFLFVFVGLNWMEGEPDDLSGCDDRVTLSFWEAVGKEATSWMVQAETFHFVFGSFKPQPSAPKPRLEHQRRVRRMEENGNMPTKLRKLDLSCYPEATEENVERILGLLQTYFRKYPDTPVSYFEFVIDPNSFSRTVENIFYVSFIIRDGFARIRLDEDRLPILEPINTNQMGEENDSNCHGRKQGVISLTLQDWKNIVAAFEISEAMINSSS, from the coding sequence ATGGCCAGCATGTCGGAGGAAAAAGCTTCCCGGAAGGGAGacgaggaggaaggagaggagcagcTCGCGATCATCCCCGGTAGCGAGTTCGCGGCAAGGCAGGCGGCGGAGGAGGGAGCGCCCACGAAGATGGAAGTGGCGGTGAGGGCGGCGGGCTGCTCCGACGACCTCAGCTCCTGGGAAGCCGACATTGACCCAGTGCTCTTGGAGCTCGCCGCTGACGAGGAGAAGTGCCGCAGCATCCGCAGGCAGTACCGGCAGCTCATGTCCTGCGTGCGGCATCACCGGGAGGACATCGTGAACTCGGCGAGCGACTCCTTAACCGAGGCTCTGGAGGAAGCCAACGTGCTGTTCGATGGCGTGAGCCGAACCAGAGAAGCGGCGCTCGATGCCCAGTTTCTTGTGATGGCTTCTGATTTGGGTAAAGAAAAGGCGAAGCAGCTAAACTCGGACATGAACTTCTTCAATCAGGTAGCGTTTTGTGACTTCCTGTTTGTGTTCGTGGGTCTGAACTGGATGGAAGGTGAGCCTGACGACTTGAGTGGCTGTGACGACAGGGTCACCCTTTCCTTCTGGGAGGCCGTAGGAAAGGAAGCAACATCCTGGATGGTACAAGCAGAAACGTTCCATTTTGTTTTCGGTTCTTTCAAGCCGCAGCCTTCTGCACCAAAGCCCCGACTGGAACACCAGAGAAGAGTtcgcagaatggaagaaaatgggaATATGCCCACGAAGTTGAGGAAGTTAGACCTGAGTTGTTACCCAGAAGCGACCGAAGAAAACGTAGAAAGGATTTTGGGATTGTTGCAAACCTACTTTCGAAAGTATCCTGATACTCCGGTGTCCTATTTTGAGTTTGTGATTGATCCAAACTCTTTTTCTCGTACTGTGGAGAATATATTTTACGTTTCTTTTATTATAAGAGATGGTTTTGCAAGAATAAGGCTGGATGAAGACAGGCTGCCAATATTAGAACCGATTAATACTAACCAAATGGGTGAGGAAAATGATTCCAATTGCCATGGCAGGAAACAGGGAGTTATATCTTTGACTTTACAGGATTGGAAGAATATTGTGGCAGCTTTTGAAATTTCTGAGGCTATGATAAACTCCTCAAGCTAA